The Thioalkalivibrio sulfidiphilus HL-EbGr7 genome includes a window with the following:
- a CDS encoding rhodanese-related sulfurtransferase, with protein MRQVTGNSALARARGSVAFAAVLSLALAGCGGGESSSGGNLAAANINTPAQIAQVSADDYNENVNGLITGATLSRWINDWENERPEGVTGRLIILQNAAGGAGAEYVRPVPGQVFTYQVPNSELIQTRDNGVTVTVSVVPDGPSMDAFLKKYNIDPRKDMIVCAMGGASNPLAMNQGRCWYMFRYWGVDKRNLALLNGGNSWNLSSGQMLPGDFSATASTPPNTGTASVRDLPADNTALQASIAEMIAIATPTPQNNTRNGVFVWDARSLSQYSAGEAREMGEQGCADAYCGPVADYMTTFQNRAARQGHPHGTLQLQYTHMLVPGEGYRYKDKAELEAYLSGEADANGMRFVDYTYQAVGVGNAYQPGDTMYVYCETTFRAMITGVVSAVVLGLPTRFYDGAMTEWNSLSNIVTDQGTPILPADSPWRTDLADVSFFRAAASSDLVGSREISNPYGDRTDAHIRADRLYKFGTATPGGGSGGGGGVAPPANPCGG; from the coding sequence ATGCGACAAGTAACAGGTAATTCAGCCCTGGCGCGGGCGCGCGGATCGGTGGCGTTTGCCGCCGTCCTGAGTTTGGCGCTGGCCGGTTGTGGCGGTGGCGAAAGCAGCAGTGGAGGCAATCTGGCGGCAGCGAACATCAACACGCCGGCGCAGATCGCTCAGGTATCCGCGGATGACTACAACGAGAACGTCAACGGTCTGATTACGGGTGCCACGCTCAGCCGCTGGATCAACGACTGGGAGAATGAACGACCCGAAGGTGTGACCGGGCGTCTCATCATTCTGCAGAATGCTGCCGGTGGTGCTGGTGCCGAGTATGTGCGACCCGTGCCCGGGCAGGTCTTTACCTACCAGGTGCCTAATTCCGAACTGATCCAGACCCGGGACAACGGTGTCACCGTGACTGTCAGCGTGGTGCCGGACGGCCCCTCCATGGATGCCTTCCTGAAGAAATACAACATCGATCCTCGTAAGGACATGATCGTCTGTGCGATGGGCGGCGCGAGCAATCCCCTTGCCATGAACCAGGGCCGTTGCTGGTACATGTTCCGCTACTGGGGTGTGGACAAGCGCAACCTGGCGCTGCTCAATGGCGGCAACAGCTGGAACCTGTCCAGTGGTCAGATGCTGCCGGGTGATTTCTCCGCGACCGCGTCCACGCCGCCGAACACCGGTACGGCCTCGGTGCGCGATCTGCCCGCCGACAACACGGCCCTGCAGGCCAGCATTGCGGAGATGATCGCGATCGCCACGCCGACCCCGCAGAACAACACCCGAAATGGCGTGTTCGTGTGGGATGCGCGCAGCCTGTCGCAGTACAGCGCAGGCGAGGCACGGGAGATGGGTGAGCAGGGGTGTGCGGATGCCTACTGTGGCCCTGTCGCTGACTACATGACCACCTTCCAGAACCGTGCCGCACGCCAGGGTCATCCCCACGGTACCCTGCAGCTGCAGTACACCCATATGCTGGTGCCGGGCGAAGGCTACCGTTACAAGGACAAGGCGGAACTGGAGGCCTATCTGAGCGGCGAGGCGGATGCCAATGGCATGCGGTTCGTGGACTACACCTATCAGGCCGTGGGCGTGGGCAACGCCTACCAGCCGGGTGACACCATGTACGTCTACTGCGAGACCACCTTCCGGGCCATGATCACCGGTGTGGTGTCTGCGGTCGTCCTGGGCCTGCCGACCCGCTTCTACGACGGCGCCATGACGGAGTGGAACTCGTTGTCCAACATCGTGACCGACCAGGGCACGCCGATCCTTCCGGCCGACTCTCCGTGGCGCACCGACCTGGCAGATGTTTCCTTCTTCCGGGCAGCAGCGTCTTCGGATCTGGTCGGCTCCCGTGAGATCTCCAATCCCTATGGCGATCGCACTGACGCGCACATCCGCGCTGATCGCTTGTACAAGTTCGGTACGGCCACGCCTGGTGGTGGAAGCGGCGGTGGTGGCGGTGTCGCACCCCCGGCCAATCCCTGTGGAGGTTAA